A region from the Polyangiaceae bacterium genome encodes:
- a CDS encoding thrombospondin type 3 repeat-containing protein, which produces MNLPSKVLAFAFGLAVAAPALAAPPAMTRDQIIARGKGVVKFSYWWGHGRWSTTSTSYGSCSGGCPSCSHYGSYGADCSGFVAKAWQVPGSISVSTDAHPYSTYYFDNYSYHWSTISRSNAKKADSFVYNTGGAGHIFLYESGDPWGWVTAIECKGCSYGCVRGGRSISSSYKAIRRDNIQEFTDKDGDGVADNKDNCPSTKNSSQKDTDKDGKGDACDSDDDGDGVADTKDNCPLNKNSGQLDTDKDGKGDVCDSDDDGDGVADSKDNCPTTANKSQQDTDKDGKGNACDSDDDGDGVADTKDNCKLVKNADQLDSDQDGKGDACEDDDDDDGVPDADDNCPSGANSDQLDTDGDGEGNACDEDDDNDSIPDLMDNCPTVASMNVTDTDGDGIGDLCDIDQDNDGIPNSLDLCPRLATDNQDDSDEDNIGDDCDDDLDGDGVFNSVDNCPYVYNPDQKAGVNGQGEACTTGDLGDSQGFDGPGPAGQIDETMKGGCGCSVPVNEAPSSAWLLAAGLGVAIARRRRR; this is translated from the coding sequence ATGAACCTCCCGAGCAAAGTCCTCGCCTTCGCCTTCGGGCTCGCCGTCGCGGCGCCCGCGCTGGCAGCGCCGCCGGCCATGACCCGCGATCAGATCATCGCGCGCGGCAAGGGCGTGGTGAAGTTCTCCTACTGGTGGGGCCACGGACGTTGGAGCACGACCTCCACCAGCTACGGCTCCTGCTCCGGCGGCTGCCCCAGCTGCAGCCACTATGGCTCCTACGGCGCGGACTGCTCCGGCTTCGTGGCGAAGGCGTGGCAGGTACCCGGTTCCATCAGCGTGAGCACCGACGCGCACCCCTACTCCACCTACTACTTCGACAACTACTCCTACCACTGGAGCACCATCTCTCGCTCCAACGCGAAGAAGGCCGATTCGTTCGTGTACAACACGGGCGGTGCCGGCCACATCTTCCTGTACGAAAGCGGCGACCCGTGGGGCTGGGTCACGGCCATCGAGTGCAAGGGCTGCAGCTATGGCTGCGTTCGCGGCGGCCGCAGCATCAGCTCCAGCTACAAGGCCATTCGGCGGGACAACATCCAGGAGTTCACCGACAAGGACGGCGACGGCGTTGCGGACAACAAGGACAATTGTCCGTCCACCAAGAACAGCAGCCAGAAAGACACCGACAAGGACGGCAAGGGCGACGCTTGTGACAGCGACGACGACGGCGATGGCGTCGCCGACACCAAGGACAACTGCCCGCTGAACAAGAACTCGGGCCAGCTGGACACCGACAAGGACGGCAAGGGCGACGTCTGCGATTCCGACGACGACGGCGACGGCGTCGCCGACAGCAAGGACAACTGCCCCACCACGGCGAACAAGAGCCAGCAAGACACCGACAAAGACGGCAAGGGCAACGCCTGTGATTCCGACGATGACGGCGACGGCGTGGCCGACACCAAGGACAACTGCAAGCTGGTGAAGAACGCCGACCAGCTCGACAGCGACCAAGACGGCAAGGGCGACGCCTGCGAGGACGACGACGACGACGATGGCGTTCCGGACGCAGACGACAACTGCCCCAGCGGAGCCAACTCCGACCAGTTGGACACCGACGGCGACGGCGAAGGCAACGCCTGCGACGAGGACGACGACAACGACAGCATCCCGGATCTGATGGACAACTGTCCCACCGTCGCGAGCATGAACGTGACGGACACGGATGGCGACGGCATCGGAGATCTGTGCGACATCGACCAGGACAACGACGGCATTCCCAACAGCTTGGACTTGTGCCCCCGCCTGGCGACGGACAACCAGGACGACTCCGACGAGGACAACATCGGCGACGACTGCGACGACGACCTGGACGGCGACGGCGTCTTCAACTCCGTGGACAACTGCCCCTACGTCTACAATCCGGACCAGAAGGCGGGCGTGAACGGCCAAGGCGAAGCCTGCACCACGGGCGATCTGGGTG